A single window of Candidatus Falkowbacteria bacterium DNA harbors:
- a CDS encoding very short patch repair endonuclease has translation MADVFSREKRSDIMSRIRSKNTGIEKLVFSYLRKNKIYFQKHYDKVKGRPDIAVPSKKLAVFIDGDFWHGYRFEKLQGRIPKEYWREKILANMARDKKNRVVLRRDGWQLLRVWEHQLKKSTERTLEKIKDFLIKTPS, from the coding sequence ATGGCCGATGTATTTTCAAGAGAAAAGCGCAGCGACATTATGTCGCGAATACGCTCAAAAAACACAGGCATCGAAAAACTCGTTTTTTCTTACTTGAGGAAAAACAAAATTTATTTTCAAAAGCACTATGATAAAGTTAAGGGCCGACCTGACATCGCGGTGCCATCGAAGAAACTTGCTGTTTTTATTGACGGAGATTTTTGGCATGGTTATAGGTTTGAAAAATTGCAAGGCCGGATACCAAAAGAATATTGGCGGGAAAAAATTTTGGCCAATATGGCTAGAGATAAAAAGAACCGCGTAGTTTTGCGTCGTGATGGGTGGCAATTGCTCAGGGTTTGGGAGCATCAATTGAAAAAATCGACGGAAAGGACTTTAGAAAAAATCAAAGATTTTTTAATAAAAACCCCTAGCTAA